From one Streptomyces sp. CA-210063 genomic stretch:
- a CDS encoding aldo/keto reductase, with translation MEYVKLGSTGLDVSRICVGCMSFGVPDRGTHEWTLDEEASRPLIRRALDAGINFFDTANVYSDGTSEEIVGRALAEFARREEIVVATKVNGAMHQGPNAWGLSRKAIMTEIDNSLRRLGTDYVDLYQIHRFDPNTPVEETMEALHDVVKAGKARYLGASSMYAWQFAKMQSTARLNGWTRFVSMQNHYNLLYREEEREMLPLCEDQSVATLPWSPLARGRLTRDWGTVTERTESDTFGKTLYQEGDREIVDAVTRIAGEHGVPRARVALAWLLSRPTVSAPIVGATKPHHLDDAVASLDLTLTEKETEELERPYTPRAISGH, from the coding sequence ATGGAGTACGTGAAGCTCGGTTCGACGGGTCTGGACGTGTCCCGGATCTGTGTGGGTTGCATGAGTTTCGGCGTGCCCGACCGAGGCACGCACGAGTGGACCCTGGACGAGGAGGCGTCACGCCCGTTGATACGGCGGGCGCTGGACGCCGGGATCAACTTCTTCGACACGGCGAACGTCTACTCCGACGGCACCAGCGAGGAGATCGTCGGCCGCGCGCTCGCGGAGTTCGCGCGCCGCGAGGAGATCGTCGTCGCCACCAAGGTGAACGGCGCCATGCACCAGGGCCCCAACGCCTGGGGCCTGTCCCGCAAGGCGATCATGACGGAGATCGACAACAGCCTGCGGCGTCTCGGCACCGACTACGTGGACCTCTACCAGATCCACCGCTTCGACCCCAACACCCCGGTCGAGGAGACGATGGAGGCCCTGCACGACGTGGTGAAGGCGGGCAAGGCCCGCTACCTCGGGGCCAGTTCGATGTACGCCTGGCAGTTCGCCAAGATGCAGTCCACCGCCCGCCTGAACGGCTGGACGCGGTTCGTGTCCATGCAGAACCACTACAACCTCCTCTACCGCGAGGAGGAGCGCGAGATGCTCCCGCTGTGCGAGGACCAGAGCGTCGCCACGCTGCCCTGGAGCCCGCTCGCCCGAGGCCGCCTCACCCGCGACTGGGGCACCGTCACCGAACGCACCGAGAGCGACACCTTCGGCAAGACCCTCTACCAGGAGGGCGACCGCGAGATCGTCGACGCCGTCACCCGTATCGCCGGCGAGCACGGTGTGCCCCGGGCCCGGGTCGCCCTCGCCTGGCTGCTGAGCCGGCCCACCGTGAGCGCCCCCATCGTCGGCGCGACCAAGCCGCACCACCTCGACGACGCCGTGGCCTCCCTGGACCTCACCCTCACGGAGAAGGAGACCGAAGAGCTGGAGCGGCCCTACACGCCCCGGGCGATCAGCGGGCACTGA
- a CDS encoding MarR family winged helix-turn-helix transcriptional regulator yields MDDRQSPPDRVARIQADWRRERPDVDVTPQGVIGRLHRLADRLTEELCLVYGRYGLSEGEFDVLCALRRAGEPFERAPGELAAHTMVTTGAMTKRIDRLERAGLVTRRRAEDDQRGRIVALTRPGRELIDEAFTDHMRNERRLLDLLTSAEAESLETVLTAWLSHMEHPGPSDGR; encoded by the coding sequence ATGGACGACCGTCAATCACCGCCGGACCGCGTGGCCCGCATCCAGGCCGACTGGCGCCGCGAGCGGCCCGACGTCGACGTCACCCCGCAAGGAGTGATCGGCCGGCTGCACCGCCTGGCCGACCGGCTCACCGAGGAGCTCTGCCTCGTCTACGGCCGCTACGGGCTCAGCGAGGGAGAGTTCGACGTGCTGTGCGCGCTGCGCCGGGCCGGTGAGCCCTTCGAGCGGGCGCCCGGCGAACTCGCCGCGCACACCATGGTCACCACCGGCGCGATGACCAAGCGGATCGACCGCCTGGAGCGGGCCGGGCTCGTCACCCGCCGTCGCGCGGAGGACGACCAGCGCGGCCGGATCGTCGCCCTCACCAGGCCGGGGCGCGAGCTGATCGACGAGGCGTTCACGGACCACATGCGCAACGAACGCCGCCTGCTGGATCTGCTGACATCGGCCGAGGCCGAATCACTCGAAACGGTGCTCACGGCGTGGCTGTCCCACATGGAGCATCCAGGCCCTTCCGACGGCCGGTGA
- a CDS encoding DMT family transporter: MEANTRWVALTAVAPVAWGTNYFVTHEYLPADTPLWGAALRALPAGLVLLALCRRRPRGAWWGRSALLGLLNVSVFFVLVYAASQLLPTSVASTVMALAPLTMMLIAWPLISERPGLAHLAGAAIGLGGVCLMLLTGAAGLSVPGILASAAAMLVSSFGHILTKRWNAGTDVLAATAWQLTAGGLLLLPAAAALEGPPPALSPQALLAFGHVTLIATALAFAVWFTGLRHLPAGTVGLIGLLNPVTGVLLGTAVAGETLTGRQLCGLLLVLTGVVLGRPGRADRRGGGRPRGGVRPSTPVPPPTTHRRTEIR, translated from the coding sequence ATGGAAGCCAATACGCGCTGGGTGGCGCTGACCGCGGTGGCGCCCGTGGCCTGGGGGACCAACTACTTCGTCACCCACGAATACCTCCCGGCGGACACCCCGCTGTGGGGAGCGGCCCTGCGGGCACTGCCCGCCGGCCTCGTCCTGCTGGCCCTGTGCCGACGGCGGCCCCGTGGTGCCTGGTGGGGGCGGTCCGCGCTGCTCGGGCTGCTCAACGTGAGCGTGTTCTTCGTCCTCGTCTACGCCGCCTCCCAGTTGCTGCCGACGAGCGTCGCCTCGACCGTCATGGCCCTCGCTCCGCTGACGATGATGCTCATCGCCTGGCCCCTGATCTCCGAGCGGCCCGGTCTCGCACACCTGGCCGGCGCCGCGATCGGGCTCGGCGGGGTCTGCCTCATGCTCCTCACCGGGGCGGCGGGCCTGAGCGTGCCGGGGATCCTCGCCTCGGCCGCCGCCATGCTCGTCTCGTCCTTCGGCCACATCCTGACCAAGCGCTGGAACGCCGGGACCGATGTGCTCGCCGCGACCGCCTGGCAACTCACCGCCGGAGGCCTGCTCCTCCTCCCGGCGGCCGCCGCCCTGGAGGGCCCGCCGCCCGCCCTCTCCCCACAGGCGCTCCTCGCCTTCGGCCATGTCACCCTGATCGCCACCGCGCTGGCCTTCGCGGTCTGGTTCACCGGACTGCGCCACCTGCCCGCCGGCACCGTGGGACTGATCGGACTGCTCAACCCCGTCACGGGCGTGCTCCTCGGCACGGCGGTCGCCGGAGAGACACTGACGGGCCGCCAACTGTGCGGGCTGCTCCTGGTCCTGACGGGAGTCGTCCTGGGCCGCCCCGGACGCGCGGACCGCCGCGGGGGCGGCCGGCCAAGGGGCGGCGTACGGCCGTCCACCCCGGTTCCGCCGCCAACCACCCACCGCCGTACGGAGATCAGGTGA
- the mraY gene encoding phospho-N-acetylmuramoyl-pentapeptide-transferase encodes MNQILYAGAIGLFLTLIGTPLLIKLLARKGYGQFIRDDGPRGHAGKRGTPTMGGIAFILATLVAYALTKIITGESPTFPGVLVLFLMAGMGVVGFLDDYIKIVKRRSLGLRAGAKMAGQLIVGIVFALLAIRFADDRGQTPASLKLSFVTDFGWTIGPVLFVVWALFMILAMSNGVNLTDGLDGLATGASVMVFGGYTFIGLWQFQNSCANAMELTDPASCIEVRDPLDLAVVAAALMGACFGFLWWNTSPAKIFMGDTGSLALGGALAGLAICSRTELLVAILGGLFVLITLSVVIQVGSFKLTGKRVFRMAPLQHHFELKGWSEVLVVVRFWTIQGICVIVGLGMFYVGWAAG; translated from the coding sequence ATGAACCAGATCCTGTACGCCGGGGCCATCGGCCTGTTCCTGACGCTGATCGGCACTCCGTTGCTGATCAAGCTGCTGGCCCGAAAGGGCTACGGTCAGTTCATCCGTGACGACGGCCCACGCGGCCACGCCGGCAAGCGCGGCACCCCCACCATGGGCGGCATCGCCTTCATCCTGGCCACCCTCGTCGCCTACGCCCTGACGAAGATCATCACCGGTGAGAGCCCGACGTTCCCCGGTGTCCTGGTGCTGTTCCTGATGGCGGGGATGGGTGTCGTCGGGTTCCTCGACGACTACATCAAGATCGTGAAGCGGCGTTCGCTGGGGCTGCGGGCCGGGGCGAAGATGGCCGGCCAGCTGATCGTCGGCATCGTGTTCGCCCTCCTCGCCATCCGGTTCGCGGACGACCGGGGGCAGACGCCGGCCTCCCTGAAGCTGTCGTTCGTCACCGACTTCGGCTGGACCATCGGGCCCGTGCTGTTCGTCGTATGGGCGCTCTTCATGATCCTGGCCATGTCGAACGGCGTGAACCTGACCGACGGCCTGGACGGCCTCGCCACCGGCGCGTCCGTCATGGTCTTCGGCGGCTACACCTTCATCGGTCTGTGGCAGTTCCAGAACTCGTGCGCCAACGCTATGGAACTCACCGACCCCGCCTCCTGCATCGAGGTCCGCGATCCGCTCGATCTCGCCGTCGTCGCCGCCGCGTTGATGGGCGCCTGCTTCGGGTTCCTCTGGTGGAACACCTCACCCGCCAAGATCTTCATGGGCGACACCGGCTCCCTGGCCCTCGGCGGCGCGCTCGCGGGCCTCGCCATCTGCTCCCGGACCGAACTGCTCGTCGCCATCCTCGGCGGGCTCTTCGTGCTGATCACGCTGTCGGTGGTCATCCAGGTCGGCTCGTTCAAGCTGACCGGCAAGCGTGTCTTCCGCATGGCCCCGCTCCAGCACCACTTCGAACTCAAGGGCTGGTCCGAAGTCCTCGTCGTGGTCCGCTTCTGGACCATCCAGGGCATATGCGTGATCGTGGGCCTGGGGATGTTCTACGTGGGGTGGGCCGCGGGCTGA
- a CDS encoding RidA family protein, protein MTERRAILSGSTFEEQIGYARAVVDGDWVHVSGTTGFDYATMTISEDVVEQAEQCLRNIGAALAEAECGFADVVRVRYLLPDRDDFEPCWPVLRRAFGDVRPAATMLMCGLADPRMKIEIEVYARRPPT, encoded by the coding sequence ATGACAGAGCGACGCGCGATCCTCAGCGGCTCGACGTTCGAGGAACAGATCGGCTACGCCCGGGCCGTGGTCGACGGTGACTGGGTGCATGTGTCGGGGACGACCGGGTTCGACTACGCCACGATGACGATCTCCGAGGACGTGGTGGAGCAGGCCGAGCAGTGTCTGCGCAACATCGGGGCCGCGCTGGCCGAGGCGGAGTGCGGCTTCGCCGACGTGGTCCGGGTGCGGTATCTGCTGCCCGACCGGGACGACTTCGAACCCTGCTGGCCGGTCCTGCGCCGCGCGTTCGGGGATGTGCGGCCGGCCGCCACCATGCTCATGTGCGGTCTCGCCGACCCCCGTATGAAGATCGAGATCGAGGTGTACGCCCGGCGGCCCCCCACATGA
- a CDS encoding PadR family transcriptional regulator encodes MTSIRLTRPTLEVIKVLLASTADDPAWGLKICEESDLGSGTVYPILERLVDAGWATRYEETGAHPGRPKRYYYELTALGQRAARQARERKPRLFGLGPASEGGTA; translated from the coding sequence ATGACGTCAATTCGTCTCACACGCCCGACACTTGAGGTGATCAAGGTGTTGCTGGCGTCCACAGCCGACGATCCCGCGTGGGGACTCAAGATCTGTGAGGAGTCCGACCTCGGGTCCGGGACCGTTTACCCCATCCTCGAGCGACTGGTCGACGCAGGATGGGCCACGCGCTACGAGGAGACAGGCGCGCACCCGGGGCGGCCGAAGCGGTACTACTACGAACTCACCGCGCTCGGTCAGCGTGCGGCCCGGCAGGCCAGGGAGCGGAAGCCGCGACTCTTCGGGCTGGGCCCAGCGTCGGAAGGGGGCACGGCATGA